One window of the Esox lucius isolate fEsoLuc1 chromosome 8, fEsoLuc1.pri, whole genome shotgun sequence genome contains the following:
- the guk1b gene encoding guanylate kinase 1b isoform X4: MSGPRPVVLSGPSGAGKSTLLKMLLRDFDGVFGFSVSHTTRSPRPGEVDGKDYHFSNREAMQEDIDDGKFIENAEFSGNLYGTSKSSVDDVRAQGLICILDVDIQGVGNIKQTDLDPIYVSIQPPSMEILEKRLRDRNTETEESLQKRLEAARVDMELSNEPGMFDMVIVNDDLEEAYEKLQSVLIEEITKVQSMKKERCNSIVSGPRPFVISGPSGAGKSTLLKKLLKDYKGVFGFSVSHTTRDARPGEVDGKGLFCLPMLLGATLLPLADVLSSVTATDYHFTNREAMQENIDKGEFIETDEFAGNLYGTSKSAVLDVRAKGLICILDVDIEGVRLIKETDLDPIYVSIQPPSIEVLEERLRARANDSEEKLQSRLEAARTEMEECKEPGLFDIVIVNDDLDEAYEKLQSVLKEEIAKVQDSITL; encoded by the exons ATGTCAGGTCCCAGGCCAGTGGTTCTCAGTGGACCCTCAGGGGCAGGGAAGAGCACCCTGCTGAAGATGCTCCTGAGAGATTTTGATGGAGTCTTTGGCTTCAGCGTCTCAC ACACAACAAGAAGCCCACGTCCAGGAGAGGTAGATGGCAAAG ATTACCACTTCTCAAACAGAGAGGCAATGCAGGAGGATATTGATGATGGGAAATTCATTGAGAATGCTGAGTTTTCCGGCAACTTGTATGGAACAAG CAAGTCTTCAGTGGATGACGTGAGGGCCCAGGGCCTCATCTGCATTTTGGATGTGGACATCCAGGGAGTGGGGAACATCAAGCAGACTGACCTAGACCCCATCTATGTCTCCATACAGCCACCCTCCATGGAGATCCTG GAAAAGCGTCTGAGGGACAGAAATACGGAGACAGAAGAGAGTCTGCAGAAGCGTCTGGAGGCAGCACGTGTTGACATGGAGCTTA GCAATGAGCCTGGAATGTTTGACATGGTCATTGTAAATGATGACTTGGAGGAGGCCTATGAGAAGTTGCAAAGTGTTCTCATTGAG GAAATAACAAAGGTTCAGTCGATGAAGAAAGAAAGATGCAATTC CATCGTGTCTGGACCCAGGCCGTTTGTCATCAGCGGTCCGTCGGGGGCTGGAAAGAGCACGCTGCTGAAGAAGCTGCTAAAGGACTACAAGGGCGTCTTTGGATTCAGTGTTTCAC ATACAACACGCGATGCACGTCCGGGAGAAGTGGATGGCAAAG GCCTGTTCTGTCTGCCTATGCTTCTGGGGGCCACATTACTGCCCCTAGCGGACGTGTTGTCCTCTGTCACGGCCACAG ATTACCACTTCACAAACAGGGAGGCAATGCAGGAGAATATTGACAAAGGAGAATTCATTGAGACTGATGAGTTTGCCGGCAATCTGTATGGAACAAG TAAAAGCGCTGTACTGGATGTGAGGGCAAAGGGCCTCATTTGTATCTTGGATGTGGATATCGAGGGAGTGAGACTGATCAAAGAGACTGACCTGGACCCCATCTATGTATCAATTCAGCCTCCCTCAATAGAGGTCCTG GAAGAGCGTCTGAGGGCTAGAGCAAACGACTCGGAAGAGAAATTACAAAGCCGCCTGGAGGCAGCACGGACTGAAATGGAGGAGT GCAAAGAGCCTGGATTGTTTGACATTGTCATTGTCAACGACGACTTGGATGAAGCTTACGAAAAGTTGCAAAGTGTTCTTAAAGAG GAAATAGCGAAAGTCCAGGACAGCATTACACTGTAG
- the guk1b gene encoding guanylate kinase 1b isoform X5, with translation MSGPRPVVLSGPSGAGKSTLLKMLLRDFDGVFGFSVSHTTRSPRPGEVDGKDYHFSNREAMQEDIDDGKFIENAEFSGNLYGTSKSSVDDVRAQGLICILDVDIQGVGNIKQTDLDPIYVSIQPPSMEILEKRLRDRNTETEESLQKRLEAARVDMELSNEPGMFDMVIVNDDLEEAYEKLQSVLIEEITKVQSMKKERCNSIVSGPRPFVISGPSGAGKSTLLKKLLKDYKGVFGFSVSHTTRDARPGEVDGKDYHFTNREAMQENIDKGEFIETDEFAGNLYGTSKSAVLDVRAKGLICILDVDIEGVRLIKETDLDPIYVSIQPPSIEVLEERLRARANDSEEKLQSRLEAARTEMEECKEPGLFDIVIVNDDLDEAYEKLQSVLKEEMSDVILMKAFRGQTCYLISF, from the exons ATGTCAGGTCCCAGGCCAGTGGTTCTCAGTGGACCCTCAGGGGCAGGGAAGAGCACCCTGCTGAAGATGCTCCTGAGAGATTTTGATGGAGTCTTTGGCTTCAGCGTCTCAC ACACAACAAGAAGCCCACGTCCAGGAGAGGTAGATGGCAAAG ATTACCACTTCTCAAACAGAGAGGCAATGCAGGAGGATATTGATGATGGGAAATTCATTGAGAATGCTGAGTTTTCCGGCAACTTGTATGGAACAAG CAAGTCTTCAGTGGATGACGTGAGGGCCCAGGGCCTCATCTGCATTTTGGATGTGGACATCCAGGGAGTGGGGAACATCAAGCAGACTGACCTAGACCCCATCTATGTCTCCATACAGCCACCCTCCATGGAGATCCTG GAAAAGCGTCTGAGGGACAGAAATACGGAGACAGAAGAGAGTCTGCAGAAGCGTCTGGAGGCAGCACGTGTTGACATGGAGCTTA GCAATGAGCCTGGAATGTTTGACATGGTCATTGTAAATGATGACTTGGAGGAGGCCTATGAGAAGTTGCAAAGTGTTCTCATTGAG GAAATAACAAAGGTTCAGTCGATGAAGAAAGAAAGATGCAATTC CATCGTGTCTGGACCCAGGCCGTTTGTCATCAGCGGTCCGTCGGGGGCTGGAAAGAGCACGCTGCTGAAGAAGCTGCTAAAGGACTACAAGGGCGTCTTTGGATTCAGTGTTTCAC ATACAACACGCGATGCACGTCCGGGAGAAGTGGATGGCAAAG ATTACCACTTCACAAACAGGGAGGCAATGCAGGAGAATATTGACAAAGGAGAATTCATTGAGACTGATGAGTTTGCCGGCAATCTGTATGGAACAAG TAAAAGCGCTGTACTGGATGTGAGGGCAAAGGGCCTCATTTGTATCTTGGATGTGGATATCGAGGGAGTGAGACTGATCAAAGAGACTGACCTGGACCCCATCTATGTATCAATTCAGCCTCCCTCAATAGAGGTCCTG GAAGAGCGTCTGAGGGCTAGAGCAAACGACTCGGAAGAGAAATTACAAAGCCGCCTGGAGGCAGCACGGACTGAAATGGAGGAGT GCAAAGAGCCTGGATTGTTTGACATTGTCATTGTCAACGACGACTTGGATGAAGCTTACGAAAAGTTGCAAAGTGTTCTTAAAGAG GAAATGTCGGATGTGATTCTGATGAAGGCCTTTCGAGGCCAAACCTGCTATTTAATATCATTTTGA
- the guk1b gene encoding guanylate kinase 1b isoform X6 → MSGPRPVVLSGPSGAGKSTLLKMLLRDFDGVFGFSVSHTTRSPRPGEVDGKDYHFSNREAMQEDIDDGKFIENAEFSGNLYGTSKSSVDDVRAQGLICILDVDIQGVGNIKQTDLDPIYVSIQPPSMEILEKRLRDRNTETEESLQKRLEAARVDMELSNEPGMFDMVIVNDDLEEAYEKLQSVLIEEITKVQSMKKERCNSIVSGPRPFVISGPSGAGKSTLLKKLLKDYKGVFGFSVSHTTRDARPGEVDGKDYHFTNREAMQENIDKGEFIETDEFAGNLYGTSKSAVLDVRAKGLICILDVDIEGVRLIKETDLDPIYVSIQPPSIEVLEERLRARANDSEEKLQSRLEAARTEMEECKEPGLFDIVIVNDDLDEAYEKLQSVLKEEIAKVQDSITL, encoded by the exons ATGTCAGGTCCCAGGCCAGTGGTTCTCAGTGGACCCTCAGGGGCAGGGAAGAGCACCCTGCTGAAGATGCTCCTGAGAGATTTTGATGGAGTCTTTGGCTTCAGCGTCTCAC ACACAACAAGAAGCCCACGTCCAGGAGAGGTAGATGGCAAAG ATTACCACTTCTCAAACAGAGAGGCAATGCAGGAGGATATTGATGATGGGAAATTCATTGAGAATGCTGAGTTTTCCGGCAACTTGTATGGAACAAG CAAGTCTTCAGTGGATGACGTGAGGGCCCAGGGCCTCATCTGCATTTTGGATGTGGACATCCAGGGAGTGGGGAACATCAAGCAGACTGACCTAGACCCCATCTATGTCTCCATACAGCCACCCTCCATGGAGATCCTG GAAAAGCGTCTGAGGGACAGAAATACGGAGACAGAAGAGAGTCTGCAGAAGCGTCTGGAGGCAGCACGTGTTGACATGGAGCTTA GCAATGAGCCTGGAATGTTTGACATGGTCATTGTAAATGATGACTTGGAGGAGGCCTATGAGAAGTTGCAAAGTGTTCTCATTGAG GAAATAACAAAGGTTCAGTCGATGAAGAAAGAAAGATGCAATTC CATCGTGTCTGGACCCAGGCCGTTTGTCATCAGCGGTCCGTCGGGGGCTGGAAAGAGCACGCTGCTGAAGAAGCTGCTAAAGGACTACAAGGGCGTCTTTGGATTCAGTGTTTCAC ATACAACACGCGATGCACGTCCGGGAGAAGTGGATGGCAAAG ATTACCACTTCACAAACAGGGAGGCAATGCAGGAGAATATTGACAAAGGAGAATTCATTGAGACTGATGAGTTTGCCGGCAATCTGTATGGAACAAG TAAAAGCGCTGTACTGGATGTGAGGGCAAAGGGCCTCATTTGTATCTTGGATGTGGATATCGAGGGAGTGAGACTGATCAAAGAGACTGACCTGGACCCCATCTATGTATCAATTCAGCCTCCCTCAATAGAGGTCCTG GAAGAGCGTCTGAGGGCTAGAGCAAACGACTCGGAAGAGAAATTACAAAGCCGCCTGGAGGCAGCACGGACTGAAATGGAGGAGT GCAAAGAGCCTGGATTGTTTGACATTGTCATTGTCAACGACGACTTGGATGAAGCTTACGAAAAGTTGCAAAGTGTTCTTAAAGAG GAAATAGCGAAAGTCCAGGACAGCATTACACTGTAG
- the guk1b gene encoding guanylate kinase 1b isoform X2: MSGPRPVVLSGPSGAGKSTLLKMLLRDFDGVFGFSVSHTTRSPRPGEVDGKDYHFSNREAMQEDIDDGKFIENAEFSGNLYGTSKSSVDDVRAQGLICILDVDIQGVGNIKQTDLDPIYVSIQPPSMEILEKRLRDRNTETEESLQKRLEAARVDMELSNEPGMFDMVIVNDDLEEAYEKLQSVLIEEITKVQSMKKERCNSIVSGPRPFVISGPSGAGKSTLLKKLLKDYKGVFGFSVSHTTRDARPGEVDGKGLFCLPMLLGATLLPLADVLSSVTATGGAVSHSFGVRTTTKYYHFTNREAMQENIDKGEFIETDEFAGNLYGTSKSAVLDVRAKGLICILDVDIEGVRLIKETDLDPIYVSIQPPSIEVLEERLRARANDSEEKLQSRLEAARTEMEECKEPGLFDIVIVNDDLDEAYEKLQSVLKEEIAKVQDSITL, from the exons ATGTCAGGTCCCAGGCCAGTGGTTCTCAGTGGACCCTCAGGGGCAGGGAAGAGCACCCTGCTGAAGATGCTCCTGAGAGATTTTGATGGAGTCTTTGGCTTCAGCGTCTCAC ACACAACAAGAAGCCCACGTCCAGGAGAGGTAGATGGCAAAG ATTACCACTTCTCAAACAGAGAGGCAATGCAGGAGGATATTGATGATGGGAAATTCATTGAGAATGCTGAGTTTTCCGGCAACTTGTATGGAACAAG CAAGTCTTCAGTGGATGACGTGAGGGCCCAGGGCCTCATCTGCATTTTGGATGTGGACATCCAGGGAGTGGGGAACATCAAGCAGACTGACCTAGACCCCATCTATGTCTCCATACAGCCACCCTCCATGGAGATCCTG GAAAAGCGTCTGAGGGACAGAAATACGGAGACAGAAGAGAGTCTGCAGAAGCGTCTGGAGGCAGCACGTGTTGACATGGAGCTTA GCAATGAGCCTGGAATGTTTGACATGGTCATTGTAAATGATGACTTGGAGGAGGCCTATGAGAAGTTGCAAAGTGTTCTCATTGAG GAAATAACAAAGGTTCAGTCGATGAAGAAAGAAAGATGCAATTC CATCGTGTCTGGACCCAGGCCGTTTGTCATCAGCGGTCCGTCGGGGGCTGGAAAGAGCACGCTGCTGAAGAAGCTGCTAAAGGACTACAAGGGCGTCTTTGGATTCAGTGTTTCAC ATACAACACGCGATGCACGTCCGGGAGAAGTGGATGGCAAAG GCCTGTTCTGTCTGCCTATGCTTCTGGGGGCCACATTACTGCCCCTAGCGGACGTGTTGTCCTCTGTCACGGCCACAGGTGGCGCTGTCTCGCACTCATTTGGTGTTCGAACCACAACTAAAT ATTACCACTTCACAAACAGGGAGGCAATGCAGGAGAATATTGACAAAGGAGAATTCATTGAGACTGATGAGTTTGCCGGCAATCTGTATGGAACAAG TAAAAGCGCTGTACTGGATGTGAGGGCAAAGGGCCTCATTTGTATCTTGGATGTGGATATCGAGGGAGTGAGACTGATCAAAGAGACTGACCTGGACCCCATCTATGTATCAATTCAGCCTCCCTCAATAGAGGTCCTG GAAGAGCGTCTGAGGGCTAGAGCAAACGACTCGGAAGAGAAATTACAAAGCCGCCTGGAGGCAGCACGGACTGAAATGGAGGAGT GCAAAGAGCCTGGATTGTTTGACATTGTCATTGTCAACGACGACTTGGATGAAGCTTACGAAAAGTTGCAAAGTGTTCTTAAAGAG GAAATAGCGAAAGTCCAGGACAGCATTACACTGTAG
- the guk1b gene encoding guanylate kinase 1b isoform X7: protein MQEDIDDGKFIENAEFSGNLYGTSKSSVDDVRAQGLICILDVDIQGVGNIKQTDLDPIYVSIQPPSMEILEKRLRDRNTETEESLQKRLEAARVDMELSNEPGMFDMVIVNDDLEEAYEKLQSVLIEEITKVQSMKKERCNSIVSGPRPFVISGPSGAGKSTLLKKLLKDYKGVFGFSVSHTTRDARPGEVDGKGLFCLPMLLGATLLPLADVLSSVTATGGAVSHSFGVRTTTKYYHFTNREAMQENIDKGEFIETDEFAGNLYGTSKSAVLDVRAKGLICILDVDIEGVRLIKETDLDPIYVSIQPPSIEVLEERLRARANDSEEKLQSRLEAARTEMEECKEPGLFDIVIVNDDLDEAYEKLQSVLKEEMSDVILMKAFRGQTCYLISF from the exons ATGCAGGAGGATATTGATGATGGGAAATTCATTGAGAATGCTGAGTTTTCCGGCAACTTGTATGGAACAAG CAAGTCTTCAGTGGATGACGTGAGGGCCCAGGGCCTCATCTGCATTTTGGATGTGGACATCCAGGGAGTGGGGAACATCAAGCAGACTGACCTAGACCCCATCTATGTCTCCATACAGCCACCCTCCATGGAGATCCTG GAAAAGCGTCTGAGGGACAGAAATACGGAGACAGAAGAGAGTCTGCAGAAGCGTCTGGAGGCAGCACGTGTTGACATGGAGCTTA GCAATGAGCCTGGAATGTTTGACATGGTCATTGTAAATGATGACTTGGAGGAGGCCTATGAGAAGTTGCAAAGTGTTCTCATTGAG GAAATAACAAAGGTTCAGTCGATGAAGAAAGAAAGATGCAATTC CATCGTGTCTGGACCCAGGCCGTTTGTCATCAGCGGTCCGTCGGGGGCTGGAAAGAGCACGCTGCTGAAGAAGCTGCTAAAGGACTACAAGGGCGTCTTTGGATTCAGTGTTTCAC ATACAACACGCGATGCACGTCCGGGAGAAGTGGATGGCAAAG GCCTGTTCTGTCTGCCTATGCTTCTGGGGGCCACATTACTGCCCCTAGCGGACGTGTTGTCCTCTGTCACGGCCACAGGTGGCGCTGTCTCGCACTCATTTGGTGTTCGAACCACAACTAAAT ATTACCACTTCACAAACAGGGAGGCAATGCAGGAGAATATTGACAAAGGAGAATTCATTGAGACTGATGAGTTTGCCGGCAATCTGTATGGAACAAG TAAAAGCGCTGTACTGGATGTGAGGGCAAAGGGCCTCATTTGTATCTTGGATGTGGATATCGAGGGAGTGAGACTGATCAAAGAGACTGACCTGGACCCCATCTATGTATCAATTCAGCCTCCCTCAATAGAGGTCCTG GAAGAGCGTCTGAGGGCTAGAGCAAACGACTCGGAAGAGAAATTACAAAGCCGCCTGGAGGCAGCACGGACTGAAATGGAGGAGT GCAAAGAGCCTGGATTGTTTGACATTGTCATTGTCAACGACGACTTGGATGAAGCTTACGAAAAGTTGCAAAGTGTTCTTAAAGAG GAAATGTCGGATGTGATTCTGATGAAGGCCTTTCGAGGCCAAACCTGCTATTTAATATCATTTTGA
- the guk1b gene encoding guanylate kinase 1b isoform X1, translating to MSGPRPVVLSGPSGAGKSTLLKMLLRDFDGVFGFSVSHTTRSPRPGEVDGKDYHFSNREAMQEDIDDGKFIENAEFSGNLYGTSKSSVDDVRAQGLICILDVDIQGVGNIKQTDLDPIYVSIQPPSMEILEKRLRDRNTETEESLQKRLEAARVDMELSNEPGMFDMVIVNDDLEEAYEKLQSVLIEEITKVQSMKKERCNSIVSGPRPFVISGPSGAGKSTLLKKLLKDYKGVFGFSVSHTTRDARPGEVDGKGLFCLPMLLGATLLPLADVLSSVTATGGAVSHSFGVRTTTKYYHFTNREAMQENIDKGEFIETDEFAGNLYGTSKSAVLDVRAKGLICILDVDIEGVRLIKETDLDPIYVSIQPPSIEVLEERLRARANDSEEKLQSRLEAARTEMEECKEPGLFDIVIVNDDLDEAYEKLQSVLKEEMSDVILMKAFRGQTCYLISF from the exons ATGTCAGGTCCCAGGCCAGTGGTTCTCAGTGGACCCTCAGGGGCAGGGAAGAGCACCCTGCTGAAGATGCTCCTGAGAGATTTTGATGGAGTCTTTGGCTTCAGCGTCTCAC ACACAACAAGAAGCCCACGTCCAGGAGAGGTAGATGGCAAAG ATTACCACTTCTCAAACAGAGAGGCAATGCAGGAGGATATTGATGATGGGAAATTCATTGAGAATGCTGAGTTTTCCGGCAACTTGTATGGAACAAG CAAGTCTTCAGTGGATGACGTGAGGGCCCAGGGCCTCATCTGCATTTTGGATGTGGACATCCAGGGAGTGGGGAACATCAAGCAGACTGACCTAGACCCCATCTATGTCTCCATACAGCCACCCTCCATGGAGATCCTG GAAAAGCGTCTGAGGGACAGAAATACGGAGACAGAAGAGAGTCTGCAGAAGCGTCTGGAGGCAGCACGTGTTGACATGGAGCTTA GCAATGAGCCTGGAATGTTTGACATGGTCATTGTAAATGATGACTTGGAGGAGGCCTATGAGAAGTTGCAAAGTGTTCTCATTGAG GAAATAACAAAGGTTCAGTCGATGAAGAAAGAAAGATGCAATTC CATCGTGTCTGGACCCAGGCCGTTTGTCATCAGCGGTCCGTCGGGGGCTGGAAAGAGCACGCTGCTGAAGAAGCTGCTAAAGGACTACAAGGGCGTCTTTGGATTCAGTGTTTCAC ATACAACACGCGATGCACGTCCGGGAGAAGTGGATGGCAAAG GCCTGTTCTGTCTGCCTATGCTTCTGGGGGCCACATTACTGCCCCTAGCGGACGTGTTGTCCTCTGTCACGGCCACAGGTGGCGCTGTCTCGCACTCATTTGGTGTTCGAACCACAACTAAAT ATTACCACTTCACAAACAGGGAGGCAATGCAGGAGAATATTGACAAAGGAGAATTCATTGAGACTGATGAGTTTGCCGGCAATCTGTATGGAACAAG TAAAAGCGCTGTACTGGATGTGAGGGCAAAGGGCCTCATTTGTATCTTGGATGTGGATATCGAGGGAGTGAGACTGATCAAAGAGACTGACCTGGACCCCATCTATGTATCAATTCAGCCTCCCTCAATAGAGGTCCTG GAAGAGCGTCTGAGGGCTAGAGCAAACGACTCGGAAGAGAAATTACAAAGCCGCCTGGAGGCAGCACGGACTGAAATGGAGGAGT GCAAAGAGCCTGGATTGTTTGACATTGTCATTGTCAACGACGACTTGGATGAAGCTTACGAAAAGTTGCAAAGTGTTCTTAAAGAG GAAATGTCGGATGTGATTCTGATGAAGGCCTTTCGAGGCCAAACCTGCTATTTAATATCATTTTGA
- the guk1b gene encoding guanylate kinase 1b isoform X3 has translation MSGPRPVVLSGPSGAGKSTLLKMLLRDFDGVFGFSVSHTTRSPRPGEVDGKDYHFSNREAMQEDIDDGKFIENAEFSGNLYGTSKSSVDDVRAQGLICILDVDIQGVGNIKQTDLDPIYVSIQPPSMEILEKRLRDRNTETEESLQKRLEAARVDMELSNEPGMFDMVIVNDDLEEAYEKLQSVLIEEITKVQSMKKERCNSIVSGPRPFVISGPSGAGKSTLLKKLLKDYKGVFGFSVSHTTRDARPGEVDGKGLFCLPMLLGATLLPLADVLSSVTATDYHFTNREAMQENIDKGEFIETDEFAGNLYGTSKSAVLDVRAKGLICILDVDIEGVRLIKETDLDPIYVSIQPPSIEVLEERLRARANDSEEKLQSRLEAARTEMEECKEPGLFDIVIVNDDLDEAYEKLQSVLKEEMSDVILMKAFRGQTCYLISF, from the exons ATGTCAGGTCCCAGGCCAGTGGTTCTCAGTGGACCCTCAGGGGCAGGGAAGAGCACCCTGCTGAAGATGCTCCTGAGAGATTTTGATGGAGTCTTTGGCTTCAGCGTCTCAC ACACAACAAGAAGCCCACGTCCAGGAGAGGTAGATGGCAAAG ATTACCACTTCTCAAACAGAGAGGCAATGCAGGAGGATATTGATGATGGGAAATTCATTGAGAATGCTGAGTTTTCCGGCAACTTGTATGGAACAAG CAAGTCTTCAGTGGATGACGTGAGGGCCCAGGGCCTCATCTGCATTTTGGATGTGGACATCCAGGGAGTGGGGAACATCAAGCAGACTGACCTAGACCCCATCTATGTCTCCATACAGCCACCCTCCATGGAGATCCTG GAAAAGCGTCTGAGGGACAGAAATACGGAGACAGAAGAGAGTCTGCAGAAGCGTCTGGAGGCAGCACGTGTTGACATGGAGCTTA GCAATGAGCCTGGAATGTTTGACATGGTCATTGTAAATGATGACTTGGAGGAGGCCTATGAGAAGTTGCAAAGTGTTCTCATTGAG GAAATAACAAAGGTTCAGTCGATGAAGAAAGAAAGATGCAATTC CATCGTGTCTGGACCCAGGCCGTTTGTCATCAGCGGTCCGTCGGGGGCTGGAAAGAGCACGCTGCTGAAGAAGCTGCTAAAGGACTACAAGGGCGTCTTTGGATTCAGTGTTTCAC ATACAACACGCGATGCACGTCCGGGAGAAGTGGATGGCAAAG GCCTGTTCTGTCTGCCTATGCTTCTGGGGGCCACATTACTGCCCCTAGCGGACGTGTTGTCCTCTGTCACGGCCACAG ATTACCACTTCACAAACAGGGAGGCAATGCAGGAGAATATTGACAAAGGAGAATTCATTGAGACTGATGAGTTTGCCGGCAATCTGTATGGAACAAG TAAAAGCGCTGTACTGGATGTGAGGGCAAAGGGCCTCATTTGTATCTTGGATGTGGATATCGAGGGAGTGAGACTGATCAAAGAGACTGACCTGGACCCCATCTATGTATCAATTCAGCCTCCCTCAATAGAGGTCCTG GAAGAGCGTCTGAGGGCTAGAGCAAACGACTCGGAAGAGAAATTACAAAGCCGCCTGGAGGCAGCACGGACTGAAATGGAGGAGT GCAAAGAGCCTGGATTGTTTGACATTGTCATTGTCAACGACGACTTGGATGAAGCTTACGAAAAGTTGCAAAGTGTTCTTAAAGAG GAAATGTCGGATGTGATTCTGATGAAGGCCTTTCGAGGCCAAACCTGCTATTTAATATCATTTTGA